From Theropithecus gelada isolate Dixy chromosome 5, Tgel_1.0, whole genome shotgun sequence:
CTTCCGCTTCTTCTTGCCGCCTCCTAAAGACAAACAAACTCAACCCCCCACCCTCCGGGGTATCAGGGAACTCGTGGGACCGTGAAAAAGTCGTTCCCAAATCCGGCCGCCTGCGGACGTCGGGCTTCCGCGGGGCCGGCGCCCGTTGGCGTCTGCAGCTCGGCGCAGCGTCGCGGGGCTCGAGCGAGCGGGGTCCGCCACCCCTCCCGCCCTCCTGCGGCTTTCCCCGCGCTGGGCCAGTGCAGGCCGAGCCCCGCGTCCCTGCCTCGCTGGGTGGGGGTCCCGGGCGCGGCTGTCCAGAGGGCCGCCTCCTTCCGCGGCCCGCGGGCAAGGGGCGCAACCCACCCCGCTCTGCAGGCCGCCCCTCTGCCAGCTGGGAGGCGAGGGTACACGTCCTAAGGCTGCCCAAGAGGGCGAGGAATCGCGGCGGTAGGAGAGCGCACGGGAACCAGCAACGCAAGGCAGGCACAGGGGAGCCGAACGAGCCAGACAGGGCCCGGCCACGCGCCCTCGTTGCTGGGCTGCTCTCCGCGACGGGAACCCGGGCTCCCACGCATGGGGAATGCCTAGAATGGAGCAGGAATGGAGGTGGGAGCTGGAGTCATTTTGCGGGCCACAGGACTGCTCATTTCGTGGGCAGGACGTGACATTCTTGTCCCTCCTTTCTGAAAAACTTTTCTCAGGCGCCTGAACTTGGCACGGGGACCGGCCTCGGAAGGCCGGCGGGTAGCACGGCCGCGGCGTCCAGCCCTGGGCCCTCCTCGCCCAGTCCCTCCTTGTCCCTCGGCCCGCCCCCCGGGTCGGGGACGCGCGCGGAAAGGCCGCCCGCGCGCGCGAGTCGCGCCTTATATCGGCTGAGGGCGGCGCCTGCGCAGGGCCCGGCGCGGCGGCGCGGCCTTTGAAGTCGCGGCGGCTGCCgctttcatcctttcttttttccctcgcAGGCCCCTTTGTGTGACTAAATTTGGCAAGAATATGGATCCGAGCCAGTCTTTCCACGTgtgctcccagctcccagctgagAAGGCCAGGGGTTCTCTTCCGGGtaaggagacagggagaaagatCAAAGAGTTTGGGGAGCTGGATCTGAAAtgtgaattgaaaataaaaatcaagcctGGACACATTCCAGTTTCTAAAGCAAAACCAACCCTCAGCAGAGGCCGGCTCTCTATAtagctctctttctttctctctctgctcccttTGCCTCTTTCTGTGACCATTCTTGAGCACatggaaaataaagagaacatAGGGAAACAGTTTCTCTATATTTCGTTTTGGAGTACTTTTATTAGGGAAAATGTCTTGTTCATAGTTACTGGTATGTGAAGCCGAATTTCTTCAGTCGTAAATATTGTCTTATT
This genomic window contains:
- the LOC112624353 gene encoding uncharacterized protein LOC112624353, which codes for MKEKAAAAVIDTTLIDALTPPLRVRVGSQVRDVVGAVRERHPPPAAPFTRMLEFGSKLVLYQHFLLHRAPLPQLCVGGEAPTPHKNRGAGEKRRPRCPRGKRSPVKLGSGQQSQRSDPHSHQKTPPPRRFCCQLESATDSPRRNSDPLEFPPRLRLETKAVGHLQFNGPRRKGEKGGEGNGSLCPRGSSASSCRLLKTNKLNPPPSGVSGNSWDREKVVPKSGRLRTSGFRGAGARWRLQLGAASRGSSERGPPPLPPSCGFPRAGPVQAEPRVPASLGGGPGRGCPEGRLLPRPAGKGRNPPRSAGRPSASWEARVHVLRLPKRARNRGGRRAHGNQQRKAGTGEPNEPDRARPRALVAGLLSATGTRAPTHGECLEWSRNGGPFV